CATCAGTACTGACTATTTCTAAGACAACACTACCTTGCCTCTGTaagcaaaaacaaataaataaatatatcaattataTCCATCCATCTGAGACAGTTTGTTTACACTCTGGATTATTATCAAATTTACCATTTCAAAGAAGATTAGGTTTGGATACATCGAGAAATGCGGTTCATACTTCATTCACAAAATGTTTGTCTTTATGCTAGGGCAGGTGTTAATACCGACACTGTTCAAAACTGACTGTGAGCTATTATATAGGTATGGTGTATGGCTCATCTCCATACATGGGACTGATGGCTTAACATTCACTCTTAAAATACCTGGCATACAATTAAaattgttgttacacttcacacaCAATTATCACAGCAACACACAGTCAAAATGATGGCCACCCTCAAATATTGTTGTCTTTGTTCCCTGAAACAACTGACCACGATAAGCTACTGACTGTGGCGTGTAAAATACTTAAGACTCCGCCAAAAGGATTTCTACCAAGATAACACTGGATGCCTGTGTATCTATGCTAGTACTTGATATATCATACCTGTACATGAGCCAATGTTTGGTCTAGACTCCATTGTTCAAGCTCAGCATATTTTTCATATAAGCCAGGATCATCCCATGTTAATTCCTTGATAAGGTATATACATGTCATGCTAACAGCAAGAGCATTAACTGGAGGAGCACCAGACAGGGCCGGACGTCCTAATCCACTGCCATCAACTCGAATCCAGTGTACGATTTGGTCCATCATGGCAATGGCCTCTTTCTGCATGGAAATGATAAAATAacttttttaacaaaaatatttgcaaggtaaatgaaaatatctcttgtttcatattcaatttgttaAGTTAccttcaaaattaattaaagccatattataacatttgctgaggagaacgccctctaatttttttttaattctggtttttacacgattgtaacgtactttagtcaataaagatactctgcaaaaatcaagactttaggtgctgtagttttgtcaaaatccgagattttgaataaaacgatggaaccggcgttttattattaagatggaaatattagtcgaacacgtatgcacagtatgtACAtagcgtgcgggatacacatactgACACACCCCGAGGATTGTATCGTATTACAACCgcaggagtaacatgcatgggcgctagtagtaaattccaattttctatgcttaacctcacttgttcggctcaaaattaaaaggtgacatatctgacagtaaaagctaacattttatggaaaataaatactaatctatttttacagaaatgttataatatggctttaaggataTTACTTGTGACTTCtctttataatatatttatttgttattgtttttctatttttcacAGTTTAGTCTGCAATCCACAATTTGTTTTTAATCctaaatatcaatttctaatatttaaaatttgaattGTCAAATTTTGCTTGGCGCTACGCATGCGACTTAATCTAAACCACTGCAAATTAGAGTGACAGATCTAAAGAAATTGAAAAAGCCCCTTGCCATTCATGCATTTTACATCTGACAAAGATGCTACTGATATGCAAATGTTGCATATATTAGACGTGTACCTCTAAACATTGTTCTAGATCCATATAATTCAAGCAGTCCCAACAATTGACAGAAAAGTTGTTAGTTATCAAACGCCAGTAGCAAGTGCACAACACTATCAGCGTTTCAGTAGTAGCAAGTCCAGATCAGTGACGGTTACTAAAAGTTGTTTTGCAGTCACCTGGTAGCGATTTGACATTTAGCCTAGGCCATGCTAAAGTTTGTTCTGATTATAAGGTGGacaaaataagactcataacacagtGTACTGATATAGATTGGTGTGCATGCAGTTGggtgcaatgcttacgctagttatGCGTTGCATAATGCGTTACTGACgcgcgcttatgtgaatttacatgaGCGTGAGTTGGAACTTTAATGAcgtgtgcagtaacaaaagctaaaccatttccgccttatataatccgaacaaactttagtgacTTCTGAAGTTCTGATCTATTTATATCtgcaaatcacatttttggccatttGGTATATTAATGACCTATTTTCCTAGGCTAATTTGCCAAACATTTTGGAGAAATTTagcaatttgcattaaatttgatcaaatattttgacttttggtatagagATGGGTCAGAATCTCTTAGAAAATTAGTATGGATATGTTCACTTTCAAAGTCTCGGCAGCACATCCCTATCCAAACCTGAGTACCCCCTATGGGACTGCATAGTATAATATTGACCTTATACTTGTCATCCTTAGTAGCCCTTGCTAGTTCAGCTAACCCAACCAGATAGAAAGATTCACTGAAGATTTGCCTCTGAATCTTAACGGGTTTGCCATCTCGAGTCAATAAGAAGTTACACTTCATGCCGTCACTAGATTTCACATGTTTCATCAGAAATTCACCACCTGTAGACACAAATGCAAGCAAGATATTCAGGGTTAGAAAAGCTTCTATATGTGATACGATCTgttccatggaggccaaaggtggcaagtttgaaattgagataaaggcaaaaatatggagtgaaaaaatagacatcataaaacttcagaactttagaaccaattaTGCTAGACCTAAGGTGTCATCAGTATATGAGAGCCTAATGTTtgcataaggtaataattataataactttGATAACTCAGTTATACGCTGTCAGCGAAAGCACAAAGGCTGTCACCTTTAGCCTCCATGGACCATTATCATGTCACACATAGTTTAAACATATTGGTAACATACATGTAACATGCAATTTTGGAAACTACATTGTAAATTTGTACCAATTTGTAATTGCAGTTTATCAGTCCAGTTGACTCacattttttagtaatttttacgTTAACAATTATCTGTTTATGAATTTTTAAGAGGCTTTTATTTTCTTTGGAAAGGAGGGAGTCCCAAATATGGCATCATAATTCTTTGACATATTAAAATGAAgggcaggcctcgaaataagccagaatttctgaaggctatttgggcccttgatcttaaatgtttgagtgccctcacaaatttttgtgggcccgaatttgggccattggttttaacctattgAACCCTACAAAAATGTgagaaaaattgccacaaattttgcgggccatttgAGCCCGCCGGACGTGTCTTTTGCAAGCCCTCACTGATTTTGGGGGCCAAGGGCCCTTAGGTCCTCCTTATTTCAAGCCCCGATGAAGGGTCATACTCATAACATTGTtatagtttgttcagcttataattggtgGAAATTATTAGTTTTTTGTTATTGCGCATGCCAATAAAGTCCCAAGTTTCGCTCATGTAAATTTACATAAGCATTTTGCAACACACGATTACTACAAGTGCTACACAACTGTGTCCATGCGATTCTACACTACACATATTACACAATGTTAGGAGTCATTTTTGTTGCCAATTATAAACCAAATAAActataacaaaaaatattgttttccttaAATTTAACAATCATGCCTTTGACCCAAAACATGTATGCAAGTGCACAATGAAAGGGGAATGCTTATAAACAAGTGCAAGTTAGAAAAGGTCACAGGGGGACTATTAGGTCATATACAAATGTTCAAATTTCAGGTTGAATGTCTGAACTTGTTTCACATTTCTAGTTCAATCACAAGTTGCACAATTTTCTTAGCTTACCTGCCCTTGCTGCTTGGAGTACCTCCTCAGTGTGAAACCTAGGGATACTGTTGTATAACTTGCTGTACATCCACACCTAGTAATTGAACAGAGAAATAGAAAGGTTTGTAATGTTTTCACAGAATCTAGGAGCAGCAACCTGAATACATTATGTGCATCTATGCCATCTAGTTATGTATGCCcatgcaacagggcatagatttTGTATTTGTCTGCGTTTAGTCTCCTTCTCCTTCATCACAGGATGATTTTATATGAATTTCCCAcaaaagtgttatcaccagtATTTTAACTGTCACTTGCATTAATAAATCCCACTGAATATATTGAAAAGATGTTGTTTAGAAACTCAGTTGAATAGGACAACAAGCTCTTCTTATATCTATAGAGTCTTAGACTGGGGGTACTCAACACATATGACCGAACTAgaatgtgccgcaaacatgggtagtatTTTGGACCTTTTGGTATAGCTCAAAtaacccaattttgcctcactgcagcaaaaatgttctcaattttccaaaaatttggggggggggggtactcaatatAAATGACACAGGGAGGGGTTGCAAACATTCGGAAATAAATCCAACTCACTCTTGATTGGGTGGTAGTTTGGTAATGATTGGTTAGTTTTACACACCCACATTTTGCCCTAGGAAACTTGACTGTCAGTATATGCTGGTGTGTTCATTTATAATTTGCCATTTTGACTGTACATACCTGTCTTCCTTGTAACCAACAGTACTTGAGGTCATCAAATCTCTTTCCATCTTTACCCAAACATGTAAAGAAACCACTGAAAGTAGGCAAAAATAGAGGAAACGTTTGGTAAACTGACAGTATACTGTATGTAATCATGATTTACCTGCACCCACAATTAAACAATACACAACTTGGCAATTTAGTTAAAGCTgtaatgtatgatcttttaatggtcttttttttttcaaacctgactttttggtatatttgtaatcACATGTCCCAACTCccacctaattggattcagccaaacaGTGGCAGTGCCACGgtgggggggcatgggggcaaatgctccccagtcagaactcttgcccccctgtttcccctagtaaaacccaaaatgtccaattttgcccctccccctgaaattcactttgccccccccccccgatgccccacaaaaaataattcatggcaccgccactgcagccaaattcattgtgtttgtaGGAAAACAGAGCAAGTTATGAAAGCTATTCAGGACATACCCATACTCTTCATCATGTGAATTCTTTAACCAGAATTCCATAGCTCTATCCAGTTCTTTCTGCATCTTCACCAGGTATTCTGGAAGGCGGGATGTGGCGCTCATCTTTGCAGTTTCAATGTAATATACACAACTTTATACTGGAATATTGAAAAAagataaaattatgcattttatcatgttaattgttAGTTTGATATCTTTACCACAATTTGAATATAACATATTAGGAAATGAGGAGTGTAATGGTAACCTACAGCACTGAACACCCCATTCTTGACCAAGAGGTATCGTCTGGCAACTGAATGCTCGAACTGTTCCGAATCTCACAATGCTTTCAGTTTAGGTCATGTATAATAGTGCACACCCCCACAGCACTGCTTAAGTGAATAAGTGTGTATCTGGGGTGAGGGGGCCAGCTACCTCCCAGCTTCAACTTTTCTCGCTACAAGTAAGTAAAAGAAGCCTCGAATGGATGGATCAAAATGGAAACGAACCATGCCTGAACATCGACTATGTGAAACTTCACCTGAAACTTGaactattaaattttaaaagatgGCCTTATCAATGATGCAATTGGAGATTTTCATACCAGCAAAGCTTGTTTTCAAAAAGACTGGTGACAAGGTATGGTTTGATGACCACTGCAAACGAGCAGCAACCAAGAAGCGCCGGTTATCcaggaagctaaaaaagaaaaCACCAAGGACAACAAGGATAAGTTTATAAAAGCTGGAAAGGAGTACAGTCATGAAGAGATGGTAGCCAGAAGGAGCAATAACAACAAGTTGAGGAAAGAACTCTCAGATGGCAGCCTCAGCAGCAACAAATGGTGGAACACTGTTAAAAGCCTGTCTAGTAAATCCGCCAGAGTTGATATACCAGTGCTGAAGGATGGGCGTCTATACTACATAAAAAGTTTTGCCAGACCTTAGCTGCTAAATGTCAGCTTGCAAGCACAGAATAATCTGCTCCTGTTCAAAGATGTTAGGAAGCTTCTcaggaatctgcaaccagatagagctactggtcctgatgaaatccCTGCAAGAGCCATGAAGGAGTGCAGCCCATAACTTGCAAGCCCACTCAGTCAGCCTGGTGTTGAGCTTTGCTTAGAAACCAAAtgatatcagatagacagtttggatttaggccacacCACAGCACAGCTGACATCCTTACCCTTCTGACCCAAGAGTAGTCCAACTCCCTGAACAGAGGCAATGCGTACGTCTGATTGCCCTGgatatcaaaggagcatttgatAATCGCCTTTGCTCAaaactcatggcaaaaggagtatTAGGAGCTACCCGACAGATTATTCCATTAAAGTCTTATTTGGTCATCAGGTACCTCTCCATTAATACATTGAGTTCCCCAagggtcaatattgggcccacttttgttctctGTCCATCAAAAGTGGACAGACAGTTCAGTATTATGGATTCAATCTGTCATGCATCAAGATAGTCTTTGAGGTCAAAGATGTTAGGAAGCTTCTcaggaatctgcaaccagataaagctactggtcctgatgaaatccCTGCACACTCTGTGACAGTGACAATTCAGTTCATAACTTCACGGTTCATGCCAGTTCATGCAGTTGTTCTGTGTCTGAAGCACCCGAACGTACATGGCatcatgatgatgaatgatgatgatgaaatatttcaattatcatgtttattaaagtTTACTGTTATTTACACGAGTTACAGAGCTTATACAGTGTAACACTCAGTAAGGTACTATATTATACTAGTCCGAatgatcagtcccagaacaaaatattcatttttatgattttactgacatgatcatgaatcatgtaggtatgccaggtgaattcaaatttgccaacaaactgcatcattttatatatcaaattaaagcccttgagtaaagaaagccaacactgaaaacctttttgtcatagcactttccgtagcaaagttacatcttgtcaaagattgactttcatcaaaaagattctgctagcaaaattccccaaaacagcattacggggtgtttctagatcttagtctcatgatgatagcacctttttttaatggaactgctatcaaaatctctctgaaattccatgtgcgagtctctcatcaccaaaaaaaatcatatatttgggtcaaagtgaagtatagacaacatatttatgaaggtttccttcttaaaagcttctttttaatttcaatgtaaatttgtattgccggtttaggccattttgactgactaacaaatgtgttaactgaggtttccctgtgatacctaaTTATCATGATCGCGTTCTACCAGTCTACATGTAaacccagggctgtcaactctcacgcattggccgtgagtctcacgcattgggtcactttctcacggtctcacgacaaggtagtataatctcacgccaagaTAGTAAAtatcacgcaaaaagctggaaaatgagtaaaatctcacgcatcgtcatgaataatttgttgctcctacccccccgcttttcacagtctcggcgccgtggctcaaataatcatggtacaaaatgaacattggagtcggcaaatcccggtacgtctctgtctcacgccaagcaattccaaaaagttgacagcccccggtgggttcagtcttcactaaCAATGTGTACGCacgatggttccaattaggggtacttttcaagaaatgtccgcggaattttcgaggacaaaaatgttcgcgattgtccaaattaggggtgttttggagcaaaattgtccttgaaatgaaaaatagggtgtatttctaggactttcgtccgcgttttaccgctacagtttttgttattgtcctcctttccccgtgaaataggggggaaattcaaaagcgtccttgaaatggtaaaaataggggtatttatttcggaaaaatgtcctcgattccttgtgataaggggtgaaatgaaaatcgtcctcaaaatgataaaaatagggaggtatttggggcaaattttccttgatttcacataaaatagggggtaaaattgctgcaaatgtccttgattccccgtgaaatagggtcattttcaaatcctggaagcGGTCatcgtcctacctttaaatacaaactgaacccaccgggtgaCAGCCCTGCGTAaacctacacccatcgaatgtgtgtcatcagccctcagatcggccctcagacacacacatacaggcatagagttctgcagtagcatgttttgttgacattttgtgtaatgtttacatccatgacagttctaataccatcatcagacaactcaaatacaaaggatgtcagttggcaatcttaatgttatgcaatcaagtttacaacactatcactCTTACAATGAGCAAAAAGTCACTCAGGTACGCAATTCAAggaccaatattgattacctgaagtggcctactgcaaatgaccagatataacctttctcattttcatgttattttgcaataacaaaaccatgttttccttgattttggtatgaaattgagcaaatagaattaattgtcatgtcaatttggagttattaggggcaactaaaactgatataaggtaagttttatatgtttggaatctgtattgcctattctgaaggagttattgccatgtaaacaaaccatcccttggccaatatggacatggtgtacagCTATTCAGtacactgttttccatgggtgactgtagctgagtgtaggaacccatggattcgatccatgtagcgTAAACCTTGGAGCTATTTAAGCTCCATGGTACTCACCCATGTATTATGCGTACTTGTCCGAGGTTACTCTGACTGATAAATCCGAGCTGGTAATCTCCAAATTGGGAAGTCAATATTGAAGGCTACGTACTGGAACGTCTAAGCTATGTGCATGAAATACAGCAACGCTTTACTGTACTACCTCACCCTGCCCTAGACAGTGCACGATGCAAATCAATGTTAATTTTgttgataattaataattataccgTTTCGCCCTCGCTGCCAGTTGTGAATGTACCTGCTTCTCTCAAATATTAGTTACACACGAACGATCACATTGTATTCTAATTATTCTTTGATGCAAATCACAAGTGCGTTGCAGCTGACACTGACAATGGAATTGATACAGTGTGAATCATACAGTTGTTTTCAGGTAGATGCCTCAATTAAGACATCACGATATGGTAATGATTACCTCATTTACATGTGTACTATACGTCATTTGCATGTGTACGGTACATTTGCATATAATACACCAACCGTcactaaccatcaccagctatcactagccatcaccaaccgtcaccagctcaccagctatcaccagccatcaccaaccatcaccagctaccaccagccatcaccaaccatcaccagctatcactagccatcaccaaccgtcaccagctatcaccagccatcaccaaccgtcaccagctatcaccaaccatccatcaccaaccatcaccaaccatcacccatcaccagccatcaccagccatcactagccatcaccaaccatcaccaccctatcaccaaccatcaccaaccatcaccagctatcaccagccatcaccaaccatcaccagctatcaccaaccatcaccagctatcatcaccaaccatcaccagctatcacaccaaccatcaccagctatcactagccatcaccaccagccatcaccaaccatcaccagctatcaccaaccatcaccaaccatcaccagctatcaccagccatcaccagctatcactacatcaccagctatcaccagctatcaccagccatcaccaaccatcaccagctatcactagccatcaccaaccgtcaccagctatcaccaaccatcaccagctatcaccaaccatcatcaaccatcaccagctatcaccagccatcaccaaccatcaccagctatcaccaaccatcaccagctatcaccagccatcaccaaccatcaccagctatcaccaaccatcaccagtcatcaccaaccatcaccagctatcaccagccatcaccaaccatcaccagctatcactagccatcaccaaccgtcaccagctatcaccaaccatcaccaaccatcatccaaccatcaccaaccatcaccagctatcaccagccatcaccaaccatcaccagctatcaccaaccatcaccacccatcaccaaccatcaccagctatcaccaaccatcaccagctatcaccaaccatcaccaaccgtcaccaaccatcaccagccatcaccgaccgtcaccagctatcaccaaccatcaccaaccatcaccagctatcaccagccatcatcaaccatcaccagctatcaccaaccatcaccaaccatcaccagctatcactagccatcaccaaccgtcaccagctatcaccaaccatcaccaaccatcaccagctatcaccagccatcaccaaccatcaccagccaccaccaaccatcaccagccatcaccagccatcaccaaccatcaccagctatcaccacccatcaccaaccatcaccagctatcaccaaccatcaccaaccgtcaccaaccatcaccagccatcaccagctatcaccaaccatcaccagccatcaccagctatcatcaccagccatcaccaaccatcaccagctatcaccaaccatcaccagttatcactagccatcaccaacccaccgctatcaccaaccatcacca
The Amphiura filiformis chromosome 3, Afil_fr2py, whole genome shotgun sequence DNA segment above includes these coding regions:
- the LOC140148536 gene encoding N-acylglucosamine 2-epimerase-like, translated to MSATSRLPEYLVKMQKELDRAMEFWLKNSHDEEYGGFFTCLGKDGKRFDDLKYCWLQGRQVWMYSKLYNSIPRFHTEEVLQAARAGGEFLMKHVKSSDGMKCNFLLTRDGKPVKIQRQIFSESFYLVGLAELARATKDDKYKKEAIAMMDQIVHWIRVDGSGLGRPALSGAPPVNALAVSMTCIYLIKELTWDDPGLYEKYAELEQWSLDQTLAHVQRQGSVVLEIVSTDGKELPGSQGRIMNPGHAIEAGWFLLQLAVDRKDDKLKKIALENFMINPYLLGWDKEHGGLFAFLDADGLSPTQLEWNMKLWWAHNEALISFLMAYKETKDEQYLKYFEQVFDYSFKHFADLDSDHGEWFGYLTQAGTINQDIKGGPFKGCFHVPRCFMMCEEMLRELLDKK